The following coding sequences are from one Bufo bufo chromosome 2, aBufBuf1.1, whole genome shotgun sequence window:
- the LOC120990383 gene encoding uncharacterized protein LOC120990383 — MVSEQGHLPEDLGKMGPSGGRLVRLQKKCAGGMLLLPKPGRQTLGNRCPIDTLELEPGLRLPPNTSSSQGHPETPRGTNYSDLNSPFVAKEELVLHPKTAIAGGSMGDPFPERCSSPGPSTSSRPRDIQTVSLDPESETLRNRGLSEKVISTLRASRKNVTSAIYLKIWKRYCSWLGVERPDTSSPPINRILDFLQCGLELGLRPSTLKVQVSALSSFYDCSLASHRWIRRFFRAVSRLRPSLKSRAPTWDLNIVLEGLTKPPFVPLSEISLKHLSLKTALERSRPFLVGNPTSRSPKITSV, encoded by the exons ATGGTCTCTGAACAGGGACATCTTCCGGAAGATCTCGGAAAGATGGGGCCGTCCGGAGGTAGACTTGTTCGCCTCCAGAAAAAATGCGCAGGTGGAATGCTTCTGCTCCCTAAACCGGGAAGACAGACCCTGGGCAATCGATGCCCTATCGATACACTGGAATTGGAACCTGGCCTACGCCTTCCCCCCAATACCTCTTCTTCCCAGGGTCATCCAGAAACTCCTAGGGGAACCAACTACTCTGATCTTAATAGCCCCTTTGTGGCCAAAGAGGAGTTGGTTCTCCACCCTAAAACAGCTATCGCTGGAGGATCCATGGGAGATCCCTTTCCAGAAAGATGTTCTAGTCCAGGGCCCTCTACTTCATCCAGACCCCGGGATATTCAAACTGTCAGTctggatcctgagagcgagaCATTAAGAAACAGGGGTCTTTCAGAAAAAGTGATATCTACCCTAAGGGCCAGTAGGAAAAATGTGACGTCTGCCATCTACCTAAAGATCTGGAAGAGATACTGTTCCTGGTTAGGAGTGGAGCGcccagacacctcctcccctcccaTCAATAGGATCTTGGATTTTCTACAGTGCGGCTTGGAATTGGGCCTAAGACCTAGTACCCTGAAAGTCCAGGTTTCTGCTCTCAGCTCCTTTTATGACTGCAGCCTAGCTAGCCACAGATGGATCAGGAGGTTCTTTAGAGCGGTTTCAAGATTGAGACCCTCTCTGAAATCGAGGGCTCCTACTTGGGACCTTAACATAGTCCTAGAAGGCCTAACGAAACCTCCCTTCGTACCGTTATCAGAAATCTCTTTAAAACACCTTTCCCTAAAAACTGCCT TGGAGAGATCCAGGCCCTTTCTTGTAGGGAACCCTACCTCCAGATCACCCAAGATCACATCCGTTTAA